A region of Nitrospinota bacterium DNA encodes the following proteins:
- the cas1e gene encoding type I-E CRISPR-associated endonuclease Cas1, which translates to MRRLIRPIAMKERISLLFIEKGELDVLDGAFVVVDKTGIRTHIPVGGVACLMLEPGARVSHAAVTLAARVGCLLIWTGEAGVRLYAAGQPGGARSDRLLYQAKLALDDDTRLKVVRKMYTMRFGEEPPNRRSVEQLRGIEGIRVKRTYELIAKRYNVPWKGRRYNPNEWGSGDIANRAVSAATACIYGITEAAILAAGYAPAVGFIHTGKPQSFVYDIADIYKFDTVIPAAFRIAAKKPHDVEREVRLACRDTFREKNVLATIIPLIEEVLSAGGMEPPEAPKESVPIAIPEEEKLGDAGHRA; encoded by the coding sequence ATGAGACGGTTAATAAGACCCATCGCCATGAAAGAACGCATCTCATTGCTCTTTATTGAGAAAGGCGAGTTGGATGTGCTTGATGGGGCTTTTGTGGTGGTGGACAAGACCGGCATACGAACACATATCCCGGTGGGAGGTGTCGCCTGTCTGATGCTGGAACCGGGCGCCAGAGTCTCCCACGCGGCCGTCACATTAGCCGCCCGCGTGGGGTGCCTGCTTATTTGGACGGGTGAAGCCGGTGTGCGTCTCTATGCCGCCGGCCAGCCCGGCGGAGCACGCTCCGACAGATTGTTGTATCAAGCTAAGCTGGCTTTGGATGACGATACACGTTTAAAAGTCGTGCGAAAAATGTACACCATGCGATTTGGCGAGGAACCGCCAAATCGCCGTAGTGTCGAACAATTGAGAGGCATAGAGGGCATTCGCGTGAAAAGAACATATGAACTCATTGCAAAACGCTATAACGTTCCTTGGAAAGGGCGAAGATACAATCCAAATGAATGGGGAAGTGGCGATATTGCGAATCGAGCAGTAAGCGCGGCAACTGCCTGCATCTATGGGATAACCGAAGCCGCAATTTTGGCCGCCGGGTATGCGCCCGCAGTTGGATTCATCCACACCGGCAAACCCCAATCCTTTGTTTATGACATAGCTGATATATACAAGTTCGATACAGTGATCCCGGCGGCATTCAGGATCGCCGCTAAAAAGCCACATGATGTGGAACGGGAAGTACGCCTGGCTTGCCGCGATACTTTCCGCGAGAAAAATGTACTGGCCACTATCATCCCCTTAATCGAGGAAGTGCTGTCAGCCGGCGGGATGGAGCCGCCCGAAGCCCCAAAGGAATCTGTGCCGATAGCCATACCAGAAGAGGAGAAATTGGGCGATGCTGGTCATCGTGCTTGA
- the cas2 gene encoding type I-E CRISPR-associated endoribonuclease Cas2 — protein MLVIVLENAPPRLRGRMAVWLLEVRAGVYVGEYSRRVREMLWSQVEAGIEDGNAVMAWNTNTESGFDFVTLGSNRRIPLEKDGIKLVSFLPTEAPKPDQGEKSAL, from the coding sequence ATGCTGGTCATCGTGCTTGAAAACGCCCCGCCCCGCCTGCGCGGACGGATGGCGGTGTGGCTTTTGGAGGTTCGGGCGGGAGTGTATGTAGGTGAATATTCCCGGCGCGTCCGGGAGATGCTTTGGAGCCAAGTGGAGGCCGGGATAGAAGACGGCAACGCCGTAATGGCCTGGAATACAAATACGGAATCAGGATTTGACTTCGTAACCCTTGGAAGTAACCGGCGAATACCTTTGGAAAAGGATGGGATCAAACTGGTTTCTTTCCTTCCAACAGAAGCGCCAAAGCCTGATCAAGGGGAAAAGAGCGCTCTTTGA
- a CDS encoding curli assembly protein CsgG has translation MIGDFDCKAASCSNPAANDPRTMFLAQALGQGGIQGVGHGLRNMLMTAVKESGCFKVIDLDQFKQVSEKLAATGQKVKPPKIDYILSGTITSLELSKEGGALGGGFIPVLGMVSKNEQKARMGVDISLMDPVSLEVTNSRAFEANSEKSSWGFLAGGIYGPGGAAGGWSVSKNLALDNVAREVIVESANYVCETLASGKITERPVKPVADSKTNK, from the coding sequence ATGATCGGCGATTTCGATTGCAAGGCCGCCTCCTGCTCCAATCCGGCGGCGAACGATCCACGCACGATGTTTCTGGCGCAGGCGCTGGGGCAAGGGGGGATACAAGGGGTCGGGCACGGGCTTCGTAACATGCTAATGACCGCTGTTAAAGAAAGCGGATGCTTCAAAGTGATAGACCTCGACCAGTTCAAGCAGGTGTCCGAGAAACTGGCGGCCACGGGTCAGAAAGTCAAACCTCCGAAGATAGATTACATTTTGTCCGGGACGATCACGTCGCTGGAATTGTCCAAGGAAGGGGGCGCGCTGGGCGGCGGATTCATCCCCGTGCTTGGGATGGTCAGCAAGAACGAGCAGAAGGCCAGGATGGGGGTTGATATCAGCCTCATGGACCCGGTTTCGCTTGAAGTGACCAACTCGCGGGCTTTCGAGGCAAATTCGGAGAAAAGCTCGTGGGGATTCCTTGCGGGAGGAATTTATGGGCCGGGGGGCGCGGCCGGCGGATGGAGCGTGAGCAAGAATCTGGCGCTGGACAATGTTGCGCGCGAAGTGATCGTGGAAAGCGCGAACTATGTCTGTGAAACGCTGGCCTCCGGCAAGATCACCGAACGGCCCGTCAAACCGGTGGCTGACAGCAAGACCAACAAATAA
- a CDS encoding type II toxin-antitoxin system MqsR family toxin, whose product MSLEIKDFYKSMTTYSSHKVWQDVYRLATPAGKVYIKLMVLDDLLIVSFKEL is encoded by the coding sequence ATGTCGCTGGAGATTAAGGACTTTTATAAAAGCATGACAACTTACTCAAGTCATAAGGTATGGCAGGATGTTTACCGGCTTGCCACGCCTGCTGGAAAGGTCTATATCAAACTTATGGTCTTGGATGATTTGCTCATCGTATCTTTCAAGGAGCTGTGA
- a CDS encoding type II toxin-antitoxin system MqsA family antitoxin — MRCPFCGKGKPTHGTRDIPYSYKGESTVISGVTGDFCPACGEGVLAPEESDRVSGLMLEFNKSVNASMVDPGYIAGVRKKLRLDQREAAEIFGGGVNAFSRYETGKAKPPLSLVKLLMVLDRHPGLLDEVRDEKSVKASVRRKPSKAMARHQMKRVSDMSET, encoded by the coding sequence ATGAGATGTCCGTTCTGCGGCAAGGGTAAACCAACCCACGGCACCAGAGATATTCCTTACTCCTACAAGGGTGAATCAACAGTCATATCCGGGGTGACCGGTGATTTTTGTCCAGCCTGCGGAGAGGGTGTTCTCGCGCCTGAAGAATCGGATCGGGTGAGCGGATTGATGTTGGAGTTCAATAAGTCCGTGAACGCCTCGATGGTGGATCCGGGGTATATCGCTGGTGTCCGCAAGAAACTTCGGCTTGATCAGCGCGAGGCCGCCGAGATATTCGGTGGTGGCGTGAATGCATTCTCCCGCTATGAAACGGGGAAGGCCAAACCACCGTTGTCGCTGGTCAAACTGCTGATGGTGCTGGATCGCCATCCGGGATTACTTGACGAAGTAAGGGACGAGAAGAGCGTTAAAGCCAGCGTCCGGCGCAAACCATCCAAGGCGATGGCGCGCCACCAAATGAAAAGGGTTTCTGATATGTCCGAGACCTGA
- a CDS encoding tyrosine-type recombinase/integrase, whose translation MQFRDLDFDTGVYWTRRRWDNNKLRDGLKPKGEAERSYPLDRVAHIIKCALKGRITGPESFVFAYQVPRTKRWHHYTKDYLYKIYDKARDKAGLSKEATPYAFSRNSMASQLAQAGASDDQIAMGLDNSSQVVRKHYKHVFPQTVGKVLEFRDKANLFPVVSQEKKEILSND comes from the coding sequence TTGCAGTTCCGGGACCTTGATTTCGACACTGGTGTTTATTGGACGCGGAGAAGATGGGATAACAACAAGCTTCGCGATGGCCTAAAACCAAAAGGCGAAGCCGAGCGATCATATCCTCTTGATCGTGTCGCGCACATAATCAAGTGCGCGTTGAAAGGCCGTATCACCGGGCCTGAAAGTTTCGTCTTCGCGTATCAGGTTCCAAGGACCAAAAGATGGCATCACTACACAAAAGATTACCTTTACAAAATTTACGACAAAGCGAGGGACAAAGCTGGCCTGTCAAAAGAAGCGACTCCTTACGCTTTCTCGCGTAATTCAATGGCGTCTCAACTGGCGCAAGCTGGCGCTTCCGATGATCAAATCGCCATGGGGCTGGACAACTCAAGCCAGGTGGTACGCAAGCATTATAAGCACGTTTTTCCACAGACCGTCGGCAAGGTGTTGGAGTTCCGGGACAAGGCAAATTTGTTTCCCGTTGTTTCCCAAGAGAAAAAGGAGATTTTAAGCAATGATTAA
- a CDS encoding DUF697 domain-containing protein, whose protein sequence is MARDEMMDKGKGPDEKMKIARPRRRIYEAPAEEAAPAPGAKEEKKPEPVAARVAEPAVVAVAPAASERDAPAQDTVRPEALDIIKSQVIYSMGVAAAPVPLLDIAGVFAVVLKMLKKLAGLYGVDYSKRTAMRMTTCAVGSAGPLLASGLGTSLLMGAAPMLGAVAGLTSRPILSGATVYGIGMMFARHFEKGGTLEDMTFGPTRDYFKEKYGEGKAYVSSLHSV, encoded by the coding sequence ATGGCCAGGGATGAGATGATGGACAAAGGCAAAGGTCCGGACGAAAAGATGAAGATAGCGCGACCGAGGCGGAGGATATACGAAGCGCCCGCGGAAGAGGCCGCCCCGGCGCCCGGCGCGAAGGAGGAGAAAAAACCAGAGCCTGTGGCCGCACGAGTGGCTGAGCCTGCCGTGGTGGCCGTGGCCCCGGCGGCCAGTGAAAGAGACGCCCCGGCGCAGGACACTGTCCGGCCCGAAGCTTTGGACATAATCAAAAGCCAGGTCATCTATTCTATGGGGGTGGCCGCCGCGCCGGTGCCGCTGCTGGACATAGCGGGAGTGTTCGCCGTTGTCCTGAAGATGCTAAAAAAACTGGCCGGACTTTACGGGGTGGACTATTCCAAAAGGACGGCGATGCGGATGACGACTTGCGCCGTTGGGAGCGCGGGGCCGCTTTTGGCATCCGGCCTTGGGACGTCGCTATTGATGGGCGCGGCTCCCATGCTCGGCGCGGTGGCGGGGCTCACGTCGCGGCCCATCCTTTCCGGAGCCACTGTTTACGGCATCGGCATGATGTTCGCCAGGCATTTTGAAAAAGGGGGAACGCTAGAGGACATGACCTTTGGCCCCACGCGGGACTATTTCAAAGAAAAATACGGCGAGGGGAAGGCATACGTGTCCAGCCTGCACAGCGTCTGA
- a CDS encoding ParA family protein: MASPRAASEAILSNGGVDYSFRTIANLNLRGGIGKTTVSINTATRAAQYGFKTCLLDMDSQGSASLAFDAIPEPGDPIFYDVWQKPDETVMNSLCELDENLYLLPSSLENGLLDSALTNPASQKNAVRGVCEVLRANGFDLIVMDCPPSLGAAVISSICAADTVVIPVAPDPFSIRGLELTLGEIMSITETFGLAPPSITALFNRFDKREKMSFDALETLRRVFGDHLSPVVIRTSTDYAKALARRETIFAGFSKSQAKEDYDMFIKSLLRLDGFATRGDAGYGQG, translated from the coding sequence ATGGCATCGCCCCGGGCCGCGTCCGAAGCTATCTTGAGCAACGGGGGGGTGGACTATTCATTCCGGACCATCGCCAATTTGAACCTGCGCGGCGGCATCGGCAAGACCACAGTGTCCATAAACACCGCCACCCGCGCGGCGCAATACGGCTTTAAGACATGCCTTCTGGACATGGACTCGCAAGGCTCGGCCTCGCTGGCGTTTGACGCCATCCCGGAGCCGGGGGACCCGATCTTTTACGATGTGTGGCAGAAGCCGGACGAAACGGTCATGAACTCGCTGTGCGAACTGGACGAAAACCTATACCTGCTCCCGTCGTCGCTGGAGAACGGCCTTTTGGACTCGGCGCTGACAAATCCCGCCTCGCAGAAAAACGCCGTGCGCGGCGTGTGCGAAGTGTTGCGCGCCAATGGATTCGACCTGATCGTTATGGACTGCCCCCCCTCTTTGGGCGCGGCGGTGATATCGTCCATATGCGCGGCGGACACCGTGGTGATCCCCGTTGCGCCGGACCCTTTTTCCATACGCGGGCTGGAGCTTACGTTGGGCGAAATCATGTCCATAACCGAAACGTTCGGACTTGCCCCCCCATCGATTACCGCCCTGTTCAACAGGTTCGACAAGAGGGAGAAGATGTCCTTTGACGCGCTTGAGACGTTGCGCAGGGTGTTTGGAGACCACCTCTCCCCCGTGGTCATCAGGACGAGCACCGATTACGCGAAGGCATTGGCCCGCAGGGAGACGATATTCGCCGGATTTTCTAAAAGCCAGGCGAAAGAAGATTATGATATGTTTATAAAAAGCCTTTTAAGGCTGGACGGGTTCGCCACCAGAGGAGACGCAGGATATGGCCAGGGATGA